The following are encoded in a window of Carya illinoinensis cultivar Pawnee chromosome 15, C.illinoinensisPawnee_v1, whole genome shotgun sequence genomic DNA:
- the LOC122297464 gene encoding 5'-nucleotidase domain-containing protein 4-like isoform X1 yields MFSDPATSSCKRCSWPSCINDTPNAVASLREPDSSPFSPPLPKCLFNSTMRIPKKPVSFCLSLFSPEFSSTPPLSSWIPLRSGKRRGFRNSGASQLHASYPMDESHRTIVGDKSSNFHLAVGDGGHKPCIWSSPEGGHKIDIGKHIFCNRSLNMKSIVAVGFDMDYTLAQYKPETFESLAYEGTIKKLVHDLGYPRELLDWSFDWKYMVRGLVLDKKRGNILKMDRHKYVKVAYHGFKELSKEEKVGTYGNTLIRDSFDEPDYALIDTLFSLAEAYLFAQLVDFRDNNPGKVQEGVDYSRMYKDVRAAVDLCHRDGTLKQMVAKDPKHYINEHTSIVPMLKMLRDSGRSTFLVTNSLWDYTNIVMNFLCESRTMNGSNKCNFDWLQYFDVVITGSAKPGFFHEDNRANLFAVEPESGMLLNTDNGSPMPQVGSTSPRLSLKGQNKMCRVFQGGSVGHLHKLLSIESSSQVLYVGDHIYGDILRSKKVLGWRTMLVVPELEREVELLWELRDTRKELRLMRNQRDHIEDKIHRLKWSLKFEDVNVNEKQKLSSALDELESRRERVRLTHQLAQRECHQTFHKVWGQLMKTGYQNSRFAHQVERFACLYTSQVSNLSLYSPDKYYRPSEDFMPHEFDIIPM; encoded by the exons ATGTTCTCCGACCCTGCAACTTCTTCTTGCAAACGTTGTTCATGGCCAAGTTGTATTAATGACACCCCAAACGCAGTAGCATCGCTTCGGGAACCCGATTCCTCTCCTTTCTCTCCACCACTTCCAAAATGCCTATTTAATTCCACCATGCGAATCCCAAAGAAGCCCGTTTCATTTTGTCTATCCCTCTTCTCCCCTGAATTCTCTTCTACTCCTCCGCTCTCTTCCTGGATTCCTCTTCGCTCAGGAAAACGAAGAGGATTTCGCAACTCAG GAGCAAGTCAATTGCATGCAAGTTATCCAATGGATGAGAGCCACAGGACCATTGTTGGTGACAAATCATCAAATTTTCATTTGGCTGTCGGTGATGGTGGTCATAAACCATGTATATGGTCATCGCCTGAAGGAGGACATAAGATTGATATTGGAAAGCATATCTTTTGCAACAGATCGTTAAATATGAAGAGTATTGTTGCTGTTGGGTTTGATATGGATTACACTTTGGCACAATACAAGCCTGAGACTTTCGAATCCCTTGCTTATGAAGGCACAATTAAAAAATTGGTGCATGATTTGGGATACCCGCGTGAG TTGCTGGATTGGTCGTTTGATTGGAAGTACATGGTGAGAGGTCTGGTGCTTGATAAAAAGAGAGGCAACATCTTGAAG ATGGATCGCCATAAGTATGTGAAAGTTGCCTACCATGGATTCAAGGAGTtgtcaaaggaagaaaaagtgGGGACCTACGGGAATACTTTGATACGGGATTCTTTTGATGAACCTGACTATGCTCTCATTGATACCCTTTTTTCATTAGCTGAAGCCTACTTATTTGCTCAACTGGTTGACTTTCGGGATaataatcctggaaaggttcaaGAGGGTGTTGA ttACTCACGCATGTACAAAGATGTGCGAGCTGCAGTTGATTTGTGCCACCGTGATGGAACTTTAAAGCAAATGGTTGCAAAAGATCCTAAACA CTATATCAACGAACATACTTCAATCGTGCCCATGCTCAAAATGCTCAGAGATTCTGGTCGTTCTACATTCTTGGTGACGAATAG TTTATGGGACTACACGAACATTGTGATGAATTTCCTCTGTGAATCCCGCACAATGAATGGTAGTAACAAATGCAATTTTGACTGGCTTCAATACTTTGACGTTGTAATTACTGGCAG TGCAAAACCAGGCTTCTTCCATGAGGACAATCGTGCAAATCTATTTGCAGTTGAACCTGAGTCTGGGATGCTACTTAATACTGATAATGGCTCTCCTATGCCTCAG GTGGGTAGTACTTCACCAAGATTATCATTGAAGGGGCAGAATAAGATGTGCAGAGTTTTCCAG GGTGGCAGTGTTGGTCATCTGCATAAACTGCTCTCAATTGAGTCAAGTTCACAG gTTCTCTATGTTGGGGATCATATCTATGGAGATATTTTACGCAGCAAAAAGGTTCTCG GTTGGAGAACAATGCTTGTTGTTCCAGAACTTGAGAGAGAGGTTGAACTTCTTTGGGAATTAAGGGATACCCGCAAG GAACTACGATTAATGCGAAATCAGCGTGACCACATTGAAGACAAAATACATCGTTTGAAGTGGTCTCTCAA gTTTGAAGATGTCAATGTTAATGAGAAACAGAAATTATCTTCTGCACTTGATGAGTTGGAG TCTCGGAGGGAGCGAGTCAGATTAACTCATCAACTGGCTCAACGGGAATGTCACCAAACG TTTCATAAAGTTTGGGGACAGCTTATGAAGACTGGTTATCAGAACTCACGCTTTGCACATCAG GTTGAGAGATTTGCCTGCCTCTACACTAGCCAAGTGTCCAACTTAAGCCTGTACTCTCCCGACAAATACTATAGACCAAGTGAAGATTTCATGCCCCATGAATTTGATATCATTCCCATGTGA
- the LOC122296194 gene encoding probable LRR receptor-like serine/threonine-protein kinase At2g16250, translated as MSNINLTLSQTAMEEAQRRLVKVAILMVVLIQYGVAQQQVPLNSSIERSALIGLRSSLGLRGKDWPIKADPCLKWKGVRCQNGSVVEVNVSGLRRTRLGRANASFAVDSLADLPLLQSFNASGFSLPGPIPDWFGLRLDALRVLDLRFCSVLGPIPSSLGNLSRLNYLYLSDNSLTGVVSPALGQLSELLVLDLSQNTLTGAIPSRFESLGKLTRLNLYSNFLSGSIPAGLGNLSSLQYLNLANNSFSSSIPGPLGGLSQLEDLDLSMNSLSGSLPDGLLMYGAVFNLSNNQLYGALNLSSLRKFRAADLSGNYFQGKVLDAEANATLDRNCLQMIPGQRSSEDCRRFYAEQGLNFDNFGAPEPTQPPLPDPEPDSKTNKKLIYIMGGLFGGIGFVVLLVFVMVLIIRTCDNATANQGGTADVRPVPEGDSPSVPTDPVSMIGLGESFTYEQMLHFTGDFSEANLIKHGHSGDLFRGVLVGGIPVVVKRVDLRSFKKESFMIELEFFSKVSHTRLVPVLGHCLEHENEKLLVYKDMPYGDLANSLHRITGFEDDNFRSLDWITRLKIATGAAEALAYLHHECNPPLIHRDVQASSILLDDKFEVRLGSLSEVHTQDGDSHQNALTRFLRKPQISEQGPAGSSSATCAYDIYCFGKVLLELVTGKLGISKSDDVTTKECLEQILTYISTYDKELVTKIVDPSLIVDEDLLEEVWAMAIVARSCLNPKPSRRPPMKYILKALENPLKVVREESSSSARLRTMSSRRSWSSAFFGSWRQSSSEGAAIPGHTSINGLRQSGRVNSHGSGGHEFSTSHKRLSNEIFPEPVEIQDLESQDEH; from the exons ATGAGCAACATTAACTTGACATTATCACAAACAGCCATGGAAGAAGCTCAACGACGACTGGTTAAGGTGGCGATATTGATGGTCGTGTTGATTCAGTATGGGGTAGCTCAGCAACAGGTGCCGTTGAACTCTAGCATCGAACGGTCAGCGTTAATCGGCCTACGGTCATCGCTGGGACTCAGAGGCAAGGACTGGCCCATCAAGGCCGACCCGTGCTTGAAATGGAAAGGAGTCCGGTGCCAGAACGGCAGCGTGGTGGAGGTCAATGTCTCCGGGCTAAGAAGAACTCGTCTCGGACGAGCAAATGCAAGTTTCGCTGTTGACTCGCTGGCCGATCTGCCCCTCTTGCAGTCGTTCAATGCTTCTGGGTTTTCGCTTCCTGGACCTATTCCCGACTGGTTCGGCCTGAGACTTGATGCGCTCCGAGTGCTCGATCTCCGGTTCTGCTCGGTGCTGGGTCCGATTCCTTCGTCTCTCGGTAACTTGAGTAGATTGAATTATTTGTATTTGTCTGATAACAGTCTTACTGGTGTCGTATCTCCTGCATTGGGACAGTTATCGGAACTGCTAGTTCTCGATCTTTCGCAGAATACACTTACTGGGGCAATCCCTTCTCGTTTCGAGTCTCTTGGCAAGCTTACCAGGCTTAACCTTTATTCAAACTTCTTATCTGGGTCCATTCCAGCTGGTCTGGGTAACCTTTCTAGTCTTCAGTACTTGAATCTTGCTAACAATAGTTTCTCTTCTTCAATACCTGGTCCATTGGGTGGCCTTTCTCAATTGGAAGATCTCGACCTCAGCATGAATTCTTTATCCGGGTCGTTGCCGGATGGTTTGCTGATGTATGGAGCTGTGTTCAATCTCTCAAACAATCAGTTGTATGGAGCTCTGAATTTATCATCTCTAAGGAAGTTTCGTGCAGCTGATTTGTCTGGGAACTATTTCCAAGGCAAGGTACTTGATGCTGAAGCCAATGCTACTCTTGATAGAAATTGTCTTCAGATGATTCCTGGTCAGAGGAGTTCGGAGGACTGTAGACGGTTTTATGCCGAGCAAGgcttaaattttgataattttggaGCCCCAGAGCCGACTCAGCCACCATTGCCAGACCCAGAACCAGATTCTAAGACCAACAAAAAATTGATATACATAATGGGGGGGTTATTTGGTGGGATTGGTTTCGTTGTGCTTTTAGTATTTGTCATGGTACTTATCATAAGAACATGTGATAATGCCACTGCAAATCAAGGAGGGACTGCAGATGTTAGGCCTGTGCCAGAAGGAGACAGCCCTTCTGTACCTACGGATCCTGTTTCTATGATAGGTCTGGGAGAATCATTTACCTATGAGCAGATGCTGCACTTCACTGGTGATTTTAGTGAAGCAAATCTTATCAAACACGGCCACTCCGGAGACCTTTTCAGAGGGGTTTTGGTTGGTGGGATCCCTGTAGTCGTCAAAAGGGTAGATTTGCGTTCCTTCAAGAAAGAGTCATTCATGATTGAGTTGGAGTTTTTCAGCAAGGTTTCACATACTAGGTTGGTCCCGGTATTGGGGCACTGCTTGGAGCATGAGAATGAGAAGCTTTTGGTTTACAAAGATATGCCATATGGAGACTTGGCAAATTCCTTGCACAGAATTACCGGTTTTGAGGATGACAATTTCCGGTCTCTGGATTGGATTACAAGATTGAAAATTGCAACAGGGGCTGCTGAAGCCCTAGCTTACCTACATCATGAGTGCAACCCTCCTCTTATTCACAG AGATGTTCAAGCGAGCAGTATCCTTCTTGATGATAAATTTGAAGTGCGACTTGGAAGTCTGAGCGAGGTCCATACCCAAGATGGTGATTCTCACCAAAATGCGCTTACAAGGTTCTTGCGGAAGCCACA AATTTCTGAACAAGGCCCTGCTG GCTCATCATCGGCAACTTGTGCCTATGATATATACTGTTTTGGGAAGGTCTTGCTTGAGCTTGTAACGGGTAAGCTTGGCATCAGCAAATCAGATGATGTCACTACAAAAGAGTGCTTGGAACAAATACTTACATATATTAGCACATATGACAAGGAACTGGTGACTAAAATTGTTGATCCATCTCTGATTGTCGATGAGGATTTATTGGAAGAGGTATGGGCGATGGCAATTGTGGCCAGGTCATGCCTTAACCCCAAGCCTTCTAGACGCCCCCCAATGAAATATATCCTCAAAGCATTGGAAAACCCTTTAAAGGTGGTTAGGGAGGAGAGTTCGAGCTCTGCAAGATTGCGAACAATGTCATCTAGGAGATCTTGGAGTTCTGCATTCTTTGGTAGCTGGCGGCAAAGCTCATCAGAGGGTGCTGCCATTCCAGGCCATACCAGTATCAATGGCTTAAGACAGTCAGGGAGAGTGAACTCTCATGGAAGTGGTGGACATGAATTCTCAACTTCCCATAAAAGGTTGTCCAACGAAATCTTCCCTGAGCCAGTTGAAATCCAAGACCTGGAGAGCCAAGATGAGCATTAG
- the LOC122297464 gene encoding 5'-nucleotidase domain-containing protein 4-like isoform X2 translates to MDESHRTIVGDKSSNFHLAVGDGGHKPCIWSSPEGGHKIDIGKHIFCNRSLNMKSIVAVGFDMDYTLAQYKPETFESLAYEGTIKKLVHDLGYPRELLDWSFDWKYMVRGLVLDKKRGNILKMDRHKYVKVAYHGFKELSKEEKVGTYGNTLIRDSFDEPDYALIDTLFSLAEAYLFAQLVDFRDNNPGKVQEGVDYSRMYKDVRAAVDLCHRDGTLKQMVAKDPKHYINEHTSIVPMLKMLRDSGRSTFLVTNSLWDYTNIVMNFLCESRTMNGSNKCNFDWLQYFDVVITGSAKPGFFHEDNRANLFAVEPESGMLLNTDNGSPMPQVGSTSPRLSLKGQNKMCRVFQGGSVGHLHKLLSIESSSQVLYVGDHIYGDILRSKKVLGWRTMLVVPELEREVELLWELRDTRKELRLMRNQRDHIEDKIHRLKWSLKFEDVNVNEKQKLSSALDELESRRERVRLTHQLAQRECHQTFHKVWGQLMKTGYQNSRFAHQVERFACLYTSQVSNLSLYSPDKYYRPSEDFMPHEFDIIPM, encoded by the exons ATGGATGAGAGCCACAGGACCATTGTTGGTGACAAATCATCAAATTTTCATTTGGCTGTCGGTGATGGTGGTCATAAACCATGTATATGGTCATCGCCTGAAGGAGGACATAAGATTGATATTGGAAAGCATATCTTTTGCAACAGATCGTTAAATATGAAGAGTATTGTTGCTGTTGGGTTTGATATGGATTACACTTTGGCACAATACAAGCCTGAGACTTTCGAATCCCTTGCTTATGAAGGCACAATTAAAAAATTGGTGCATGATTTGGGATACCCGCGTGAG TTGCTGGATTGGTCGTTTGATTGGAAGTACATGGTGAGAGGTCTGGTGCTTGATAAAAAGAGAGGCAACATCTTGAAG ATGGATCGCCATAAGTATGTGAAAGTTGCCTACCATGGATTCAAGGAGTtgtcaaaggaagaaaaagtgGGGACCTACGGGAATACTTTGATACGGGATTCTTTTGATGAACCTGACTATGCTCTCATTGATACCCTTTTTTCATTAGCTGAAGCCTACTTATTTGCTCAACTGGTTGACTTTCGGGATaataatcctggaaaggttcaaGAGGGTGTTGA ttACTCACGCATGTACAAAGATGTGCGAGCTGCAGTTGATTTGTGCCACCGTGATGGAACTTTAAAGCAAATGGTTGCAAAAGATCCTAAACA CTATATCAACGAACATACTTCAATCGTGCCCATGCTCAAAATGCTCAGAGATTCTGGTCGTTCTACATTCTTGGTGACGAATAG TTTATGGGACTACACGAACATTGTGATGAATTTCCTCTGTGAATCCCGCACAATGAATGGTAGTAACAAATGCAATTTTGACTGGCTTCAATACTTTGACGTTGTAATTACTGGCAG TGCAAAACCAGGCTTCTTCCATGAGGACAATCGTGCAAATCTATTTGCAGTTGAACCTGAGTCTGGGATGCTACTTAATACTGATAATGGCTCTCCTATGCCTCAG GTGGGTAGTACTTCACCAAGATTATCATTGAAGGGGCAGAATAAGATGTGCAGAGTTTTCCAG GGTGGCAGTGTTGGTCATCTGCATAAACTGCTCTCAATTGAGTCAAGTTCACAG gTTCTCTATGTTGGGGATCATATCTATGGAGATATTTTACGCAGCAAAAAGGTTCTCG GTTGGAGAACAATGCTTGTTGTTCCAGAACTTGAGAGAGAGGTTGAACTTCTTTGGGAATTAAGGGATACCCGCAAG GAACTACGATTAATGCGAAATCAGCGTGACCACATTGAAGACAAAATACATCGTTTGAAGTGGTCTCTCAA gTTTGAAGATGTCAATGTTAATGAGAAACAGAAATTATCTTCTGCACTTGATGAGTTGGAG TCTCGGAGGGAGCGAGTCAGATTAACTCATCAACTGGCTCAACGGGAATGTCACCAAACG TTTCATAAAGTTTGGGGACAGCTTATGAAGACTGGTTATCAGAACTCACGCTTTGCACATCAG GTTGAGAGATTTGCCTGCCTCTACACTAGCCAAGTGTCCAACTTAAGCCTGTACTCTCCCGACAAATACTATAGACCAAGTGAAGATTTCATGCCCCATGAATTTGATATCATTCCCATGTGA
- the LOC122297666 gene encoding probable rRNA-processing protein EBP2 homolog, giving the protein MGVLNKEAIVYDENRLEDDNLEDGSEETPQSESESEENEHVRLTEPAKNSIYNRDGLLDKLGDISWPENVGWIHKLSIDINQEQDVDVNDDLARELAFYTQALEGTRQAFEKLHSMGLPFLRPSDYYAEMVKTDFHMEKVKGRLLAEKNRIEEAEERRKAREAKRLSKQIQAQKLKERAKQKKEDIESVKKWRKQRQQSGFAGSEKDAEMDLAFEDGKVFERSDKKRPGVAPGDRSGGKGRKARHVGGKGKIQKKRESKNSRFGSGGRKGMKKQNTADTTNDIRGFSRGNATGDKKRKR; this is encoded by the coding sequence ATGGGGGTACTCAATAAAGAAGCTATTGTTTACGACGAGAATAGACTGGAAGATGATAACTTGGAAGATGGCAGTGAGGAAACACCTCAATCTGAATCGGAGTCAGAAGAAAATGAACATGTGAGATTGACTGAACCTGCGAAGAATTCCATATACAACCGAGACGGTCTCCTTGATAAACTTGGAGATATTAGCTGGCCTGAAAATGTGGGATGGATACACAAGCTCTCTATTGATATTAATCAAGAGCAAGACGTCGATGTGAATGATGACCTGGCACGGGAGCTTGCTTTCTATACCCAAGCATTGGAGGGAACTAGGCAAGCCTTTGAAAAGCTTCATTCAATGGGGCTCCCTTTTCTGAGGCCTTCCGACTATTATGCTGAGATGGTGAAGACAGATTTCCATATGGAGAAAGTCAAAGGTCGGCTTTTGGCAGAAAAGAATAGGATTGAGGAGGCTGAGGAGAGAAGGAAGGCCAGGGAGGCAAAGAGACTCTCTAAACAGATTCAAGCACAAAAGCTGAAAGAGAGAGCTAAGCAGAAAAAGGAGGACATTGAGTCTGTTAAGAAGTGGAGGAAGCAGAGGCAGCAGAGCGGGTTTGCTGGGAGTGAAAAAGATGCTGAGATGGATTTAGCCTTTGAAGATGGAAAAGTCTTTGAGAGGTCGGATAAGAAGAGACCCGGTGTGGCTCCAGGAGATCGTTCTGGAGGGAAGGGACGGAAGGCAAGACATGTCGGTGGAAAGGGGAAGATACAAAAGAAAAGGGAATCTAAAAATTCAAGGTTTGGCTCTGGAGGGAGGAAAGGTATGAAAAAGCAGAACACAGCTGATACCACTAATGATATAAGAGGATTCAGTAGAGGCAATGCAACTGGAGATAAGAAAAGGAAGAGGTAG